The following proteins are encoded in a genomic region of Hymenobacter siberiensis:
- the nadE gene encoding NAD(+) synthase produces the protein MRIAGAALNQIPIDWENNLRNIQTAIEQAKSAGVELLCLPELCLTGYGCEDLFLSDWMPEAALAHLQKVREWTQGICVVVGLPVRLPGRTYNTAAVLRDGQILGFAAKQFLANDGVHYETRFFAPWVAGETTTVTWEGETWPLGDLIFEHEGVRFGFEICEDAWRADNVRPACRLMGKVDLIVNPSASHFAMSKTDVRYQLVMKASRTFDCTYLYANLLGNEAGRIIFDGEILVARNGHLLKRNQLLSFKEVDLEWVDVDFATPQEPAAEIVPLPAPDEYKELNQAMSLALFDYLRKARSRGFVLSLSGGADSSFCAVGVAEMVRLGVEELGLQEFKRRSGCFEETRKDVVQTGAGGAAEQVVQDEKPSTKHQVLSTNQALVNQLLTCAYQGTVNSSDDTFTSAKELAESIGARFFNWEIDAEVAGYVRKIEGALGRELTWQTDDLALQNIQARVRAPGIWMMANVLNCLLITTSNRSEASVGYCTMDGDTAGSISPIAGVDKDFVKKWLRWAETELGYAALRHVNALQPTAELRPLADKQTDERDLMPYVLLNRIERLAFYDRLSPSQVLAALDGEATGFDHEQLRAFVRRFYSLWSRNQWKRERYAPSFHLDDYNVDPRSWLRFPILSGSFSEELAAL, from the coding sequence ATGCGCATCGCCGGAGCCGCCCTCAACCAGATTCCCATTGACTGGGAAAACAACCTGCGGAATATCCAGACCGCCATCGAGCAGGCTAAAAGTGCGGGCGTGGAGCTGCTATGCCTGCCCGAGCTGTGCCTGACTGGCTACGGCTGCGAGGACCTTTTTCTGAGCGACTGGATGCCCGAGGCGGCGCTGGCCCACCTGCAAAAGGTGCGCGAATGGACGCAGGGCATTTGCGTAGTGGTGGGCTTGCCGGTGCGCCTGCCGGGCCGCACCTACAACACGGCCGCCGTGCTGCGCGACGGGCAGATTCTGGGTTTTGCGGCCAAGCAGTTTTTGGCCAACGACGGCGTGCATTACGAAACGCGCTTCTTTGCGCCCTGGGTGGCGGGCGAAACCACAACGGTAACCTGGGAAGGGGAGACGTGGCCGCTGGGCGACCTTATTTTTGAGCACGAGGGCGTGCGCTTCGGCTTCGAGATTTGCGAGGATGCCTGGCGGGCCGACAACGTGCGGCCCGCCTGCCGGCTCATGGGCAAGGTGGATTTGATTGTAAATCCCTCGGCCAGCCACTTTGCGATGAGCAAAACCGACGTGCGCTATCAGCTGGTAATGAAGGCGTCGCGCACGTTCGACTGCACTTATCTCTACGCCAACCTGCTGGGCAATGAGGCCGGCCGCATCATCTTCGACGGGGAAATTCTGGTGGCCCGCAACGGCCATCTGCTGAAGCGCAACCAACTACTGAGCTTCAAGGAAGTGGATTTGGAGTGGGTGGACGTGGATTTCGCCACCCCGCAGGAGCCGGCGGCCGAAATTGTGCCGTTGCCCGCGCCCGATGAGTACAAGGAGCTGAACCAGGCCATGAGCCTGGCCCTGTTTGACTACCTGCGCAAGGCCCGCAGCCGGGGCTTCGTGCTGAGCCTGAGCGGCGGGGCCGACTCCAGCTTCTGCGCCGTGGGCGTGGCCGAAATGGTGCGCCTGGGCGTGGAGGAATTGGGCCTGCAGGAGTTTAAGCGCCGCAGCGGCTGCTTCGAGGAAACGAGAAAAGACGTGGTGCAAACCGGTGCCGGCGGCGCGGCTGAACAGGTTGTGCAGGACGAAAAACCAAGCACTAAGCACCAAGTACTAAGCACCAATCAGGCACTGGTAAATCAGCTGCTGACCTGCGCCTACCAGGGTACGGTAAATTCTTCGGATGACACCTTCACTTCAGCCAAAGAGTTGGCGGAGAGCATTGGCGCGCGGTTTTTCAATTGGGAGATTGATGCTGAAGTGGCCGGCTACGTGCGTAAGATTGAGGGTGCACTGGGCAGGGAGCTGACCTGGCAAACCGACGATTTGGCCCTGCAAAATATTCAGGCACGGGTGCGGGCCCCCGGCATCTGGATGATGGCTAACGTGCTGAACTGCTTGCTCATCACCACTTCTAACCGCTCGGAGGCCAGCGTGGGCTACTGCACCATGGACGGCGACACGGCTGGCAGCATCTCGCCCATCGCGGGCGTCGACAAGGACTTCGTGAAAAAGTGGCTGCGCTGGGCCGAAACCGAGCTGGGCTATGCGGCCCTGCGCCACGTAAATGCGCTGCAACCCACCGCCGAGCTCCGCCCGCTGGCCGACAAGCAGACTGACGAGCGCGACCTCATGCCCTACGTGCTGCTCAACCGCATTGAGCGGCTGGCCTTCTACGACCGCCTCAGCCCCAGCCAGGTGCTGGCCGCGCTGGACGGTGAGGCCACCGGCTTCGACCACGAACAGCTCCGCGCCTTTGTACGCCGCTTCTACAGCCTCTGGAGCCGCAACCAGTGGAAGCGCGAGCGGTATGCGCCCTCGTTCCACCTCGACGACTACAACGTGGACCCGCGCTCCTGGCTGCGGTTTCCGATTCTCAGCGGGAGCTTTTCGGAGGAGCTGGCAGCCTTGTAG
- a CDS encoding RNA polymerase sigma factor: MLPLFLAHEPLPGDRLATPAPVADVELIAQLQAGSEAAFRTLVARYQNRIYRTIFSLLRNEEEAEDVAQEVFVEVYQTIGQFRGEASLSTWLYRLATSRALKNRRKVQAKKRFAYFTSLLGGNNDVLHEPPDHAHPLALLEGQQQLQLLLAHIARLPDQQQVAFTLRHEQELSYEQIAAVLGTTVAAVESLLFRARQTLRKHVQAHLRHV, from the coding sequence GTGCTTCCGCTATTTCTGGCTCATGAACCGCTTCCCGGCGACCGGTTGGCTACTCCGGCGCCTGTCGCCGATGTGGAGCTGATAGCGCAGCTGCAAGCCGGGAGCGAAGCCGCGTTTCGCACGTTGGTAGCGCGCTACCAGAACCGGATTTATCGCACGATATTTTCCCTGCTGCGCAATGAGGAAGAAGCGGAGGATGTGGCCCAGGAAGTTTTCGTGGAGGTTTACCAAACCATCGGCCAGTTTCGGGGTGAGGCGTCGCTGAGCACCTGGCTCTACCGCCTGGCCACGTCGCGGGCCCTGAAAAACCGCCGCAAGGTCCAGGCCAAAAAGCGCTTTGCCTACTTCACCAGCCTGTTGGGCGGCAATAACGACGTGCTGCATGAGCCACCCGACCACGCCCACCCGCTGGCGCTGCTGGAGGGCCAGCAGCAGCTCCAGCTCCTGTTGGCCCACATCGCCCGCCTGCCCGACCAGCAGCAGGTGGCCTTCACGCTTCGCCACGAGCAGGAGCTGAGCTATGAGCAAATCGCGGCCGTGCTCGGTACCACCGTGGCCGCCGTCGAATCCCTGCTGTTCCGCGCCCGGCAAACCCTCCGCAAACACGTTCAAGCTCATCTTCGCCATGTCTGA
- the lgt gene encoding prolipoprotein diacylglyceryl transferase translates to MHPFLDAILWNVNPIIAHLGPVTLRWYGLFFMLPFVVGTFVLTHIYRSERVSPQWVDVITIYMLIGTIVGARLGHMLFYDFEALKADPMVVFKIWQGGLASHGATIGILLACWLFARNNKFDYLWVLDRIVIVVALGGACIRTGNLMNSEIVGKPSSAPWAFTFPRDVDHLLPVTRPLPAGAVQVAARPVQYQDGTSTYQLQPEGTPVAPDAPMAVPRHPTQIYEALFCVFLLVLLYFMWNRTKERTPRGQLFGLFVVLLFTQRFLGEYLKENQVAFEDGHLFNQGQLLSIPLIFIGIWVLWRAGKDPENPYGYAPRDLGKEGDPQPTPGLEQPRV, encoded by the coding sequence ATGCATCCTTTTCTCGACGCTATTCTCTGGAACGTTAATCCCATTATCGCCCACCTCGGGCCGGTCACGCTGCGCTGGTACGGGCTGTTTTTCATGCTGCCCTTCGTGGTGGGCACGTTCGTGCTCACGCACATCTACCGTTCCGAGCGGGTTTCGCCGCAGTGGGTCGATGTGATTACGATATACATGCTCATCGGCACCATTGTGGGTGCGCGGTTGGGCCACATGCTGTTTTATGATTTTGAGGCGCTGAAAGCCGACCCCATGGTGGTGTTCAAAATATGGCAGGGCGGACTGGCCAGCCACGGCGCTACCATTGGCATCCTGCTGGCCTGCTGGCTGTTTGCGCGTAATAATAAATTCGATTACCTGTGGGTGCTTGACCGCATTGTGATTGTGGTAGCGCTGGGCGGCGCCTGCATCCGCACCGGCAACTTGATGAACTCTGAGATTGTGGGCAAGCCCAGCAGCGCCCCGTGGGCCTTCACCTTCCCGCGCGATGTGGACCACCTGCTGCCCGTAACGCGCCCGCTGCCAGCCGGAGCCGTGCAGGTGGCCGCCCGCCCCGTGCAGTATCAGGATGGCACCAGTACCTACCAGTTGCAGCCCGAAGGCACGCCCGTAGCGCCCGATGCGCCCATGGCCGTGCCGCGCCACCCCACCCAGATTTACGAGGCGCTGTTCTGCGTTTTCCTGCTCGTCCTGCTCTATTTCATGTGGAACCGCACCAAAGAGCGCACGCCGCGCGGGCAGCTGTTTGGCCTGTTTGTGGTGCTGCTTTTCACCCAGCGCTTCCTGGGCGAGTACCTAAAGGAGAACCAGGTGGCTTTCGAAGACGGCCATCTTTTCAACCAGGGCCAGCTGCTGAGTATCCCGCTGATTTTTATCGGTATCTGGGTGCTGTGGCGGGCCGGCAAAGACCCCGAAAACCCCTACGGCTACGCCCCGCGCGACTTGGGCAAAGAAGGCGACCCGCAGCCCACGCCCGGCCTGGAGCAACCTCGGGTATAG
- a CDS encoding SdiA-regulated/phytase-like domain-containing protein — protein MRFIPLVPAALVLLLTAACSQAQSDKTTDSPLNAGVDMPKGGDRRKDKNAASEIAGLSKVGSVKGVVPESSGLAPAPDGQHYFSFGDDGNSPTLYEVSGAGQLVRTLEVPATNTDWESLSRDGSGNYYIGDCGNNESQRQDLKIFKFRPDSPKVVGTIAFTYPDQHDFPPKKKQRNFDCEANLWHDGQVWLFTKDRGQDRTSNVYTVPDQPGTYTAKKITGLAIPGQVTDAALRADGHRLVLLGRGELFILDGNSWADILKATPRQISLAGAGQTEGAVFKDDNTLLISTEKGDLYEYKLP, from the coding sequence ATGCGCTTTATTCCCCTCGTGCCGGCCGCGTTGGTCCTGTTGCTCACGGCGGCCTGCTCCCAGGCTCAATCTGATAAAACCACCGACTCGCCGCTGAACGCGGGAGTGGACATGCCCAAGGGCGGCGACCGCCGCAAGGATAAAAACGCGGCTTCTGAAATTGCCGGCCTCAGCAAAGTGGGCTCTGTTAAAGGGGTAGTGCCCGAAAGCTCGGGCCTGGCCCCGGCCCCCGACGGCCAGCACTACTTCAGCTTCGGCGACGACGGCAACTCGCCCACGCTCTACGAAGTCAGCGGCGCGGGCCAGCTGGTGCGCACCCTGGAGGTGCCGGCCACCAACACCGACTGGGAAAGCCTGAGCCGCGACGGCAGCGGTAACTACTACATCGGCGACTGCGGCAACAACGAAAGCCAACGCCAAGACCTCAAAATCTTCAAGTTTCGGCCCGACAGCCCCAAGGTCGTCGGCACCATTGCTTTTACTTACCCCGACCAGCACGATTTCCCACCCAAGAAAAAGCAGCGCAATTTCGACTGCGAAGCCAACCTCTGGCACGATGGCCAGGTGTGGCTTTTCACCAAAGACCGGGGCCAGGACCGCACCAGCAACGTGTATACCGTGCCCGACCAGCCCGGCACCTACACCGCCAAAAAAATCACCGGCCTGGCCATTCCCGGCCAGGTAACCGATGCCGCCCTGCGCGCCGATGGCCACCGCTTGGTGCTGCTGGGCCGCGGCGAGCTGTTCATTCTCGACGGTAATTCCTGGGCCGATATCCTGAAAGCCACGCCCCGCCAGATTTCCCTAGCTGGAGCCGGCCAAACCGAAGGGGCTGTTTTCAAAGACGATAACACGCTGCTCATCAGCACTGAGAAAGGCGATTTGTACGAGTACAAACTGCCGTAA
- the yidD gene encoding membrane protein insertion efficiency factor YidD, which produces MISRLFRALFLSLVWFYQRFISPLTAPSCRYAPTCSVYAVQAITKHGPWQGGRLALRRIASCHPWGGHGFDPVP; this is translated from the coding sequence ATGATTTCCCGTCTTTTTCGCGCCCTCTTCCTTAGCCTTGTCTGGTTTTACCAGCGCTTCATTTCGCCGCTCACCGCACCGAGCTGCCGCTACGCGCCTACGTGTTCGGTGTATGCGGTGCAGGCCATCACCAAACATGGGCCGTGGCAGGGCGGCCGCCTGGCGCTGCGGCGCATTGCCAGCTGCCACCCCTGGGGCGGCCACGGCTTCGACCCCGTACCCTGA
- a CDS encoding M48 family metallopeptidase: MPRYFSAAPRRETLAYQNQSLSYTLVFRSRRTIGFAVRPDGSVHISAPAGTSPEWVAQQVLKKADWILKHQETFASRPAPTPTRHFEAGSTHYYQGRAYQLRFAEARRPTVTLAGDELLMATPAPLTPAQAEALLHAWYARQAGPLFAESLLRVWPRFAEFNLTRPILSVRQMRTRWGSCTPSAARIRLSPELVHARPECLDYVLLHECCHLLVGDHSKAFYDLQTRLLPDWERWKAELNALPK, translated from the coding sequence ATGCCCCGCTACTTCTCTGCCGCGCCCCGCCGCGAAACCCTTGCTTACCAAAATCAGTCCCTCAGCTACACGCTCGTATTCCGGTCGCGGCGCACCATCGGCTTTGCCGTGCGGCCCGATGGCAGCGTGCACATCAGCGCCCCGGCCGGCACCTCGCCCGAGTGGGTGGCCCAGCAGGTATTGAAAAAAGCCGACTGGATTCTTAAGCACCAGGAAACCTTTGCCAGCCGGCCGGCCCCCACTCCTACCCGCCATTTCGAGGCCGGCAGCACGCATTACTACCAGGGCCGGGCCTACCAATTGCGCTTCGCGGAAGCCCGCCGGCCCACCGTGACGCTGGCAGGCGATGAGCTACTAATGGCCACGCCCGCACCGCTCACGCCGGCCCAGGCCGAAGCCCTGCTCCACGCCTGGTACGCCCGCCAGGCCGGGCCGCTGTTCGCCGAATCATTGCTGCGGGTGTGGCCGCGCTTCGCCGAGTTTAACCTGACCCGCCCTATCCTGTCGGTGCGCCAGATGCGGACGCGCTGGGGCAGTTGTACGCCGAGCGCGGCCCGCATTCGCCTCTCGCCGGAGCTGGTGCACGCCCGCCCCGAGTGCCTCGACTACGTGCTGCTGCACGAGTGCTGCCACCTGCTGGTGGGCGACCATTCCAAGGCATTCTACGACCTGCAAACCCGGCTGCTACCCGACTGGGAACGGTGGAAAGCAGAGCTGAACGCGCTGCCCAAGTAA
- a CDS encoding PorV/PorQ family protein — protein MKHCLPQYISTFCFFVIVSGVLPGAGVRAQGNGPGVRGARAAALGNASVALAGEVWSMGNNVAGISEIQRPSVGFYAENRYFSSALNVGALTVALPLGRTTAPDAGGVMQGTEGAAPSLSPAPAPTWARNGVVAFEAQRFGGVLYNETRVGVGYAYRFGQISLGARADMLQISIEGLGSRRMVLGTLGGQIEIVPRRLSFGASLYNLNQAKLASYQDERVPTILKAGLAYRPGSQVLLLVETEKDVERAANFKVGLEYRPVPVLAARLGLASLTEQASAGIGVLAGAFQIDYAAAFQQALGFSQHLSVSKSWGK, from the coding sequence ATGAAACACTGTTTACCTCAATATATTTCTACTTTTTGCTTTTTTGTCATCGTCTCGGGTGTGCTGCCGGGGGCGGGAGTGCGGGCGCAGGGTAATGGCCCCGGCGTGCGCGGAGCCCGCGCCGCCGCGCTCGGCAACGCCTCGGTGGCGCTGGCCGGCGAGGTGTGGAGTATGGGCAACAACGTGGCCGGCATCAGCGAAATTCAGCGGCCCAGCGTGGGCTTCTACGCCGAAAACCGCTACTTCAGCTCGGCCCTGAACGTGGGCGCGCTCACGGTGGCGCTGCCCCTGGGCCGTACCACGGCTCCCGACGCGGGCGGCGTGATGCAAGGCACCGAAGGCGCGGCCCCGTCGCTGAGCCCCGCGCCCGCCCCCACCTGGGCGCGCAATGGCGTGGTAGCCTTCGAGGCGCAGCGCTTCGGCGGCGTGCTTTATAATGAAACCCGCGTGGGCGTGGGCTACGCCTACCGTTTTGGCCAGATAAGCTTGGGCGCGCGGGCCGATATGCTCCAGATAAGCATTGAGGGCCTGGGCAGCCGTCGCATGGTGCTGGGCACACTGGGCGGCCAGATTGAAATCGTGCCCCGGCGGCTCAGCTTTGGCGCGTCGCTCTACAACCTCAACCAGGCCAAACTGGCCAGCTACCAGGACGAGCGGGTGCCTACCATCCTCAAAGCCGGCCTGGCCTACCGCCCCGGCAGCCAGGTGCTGCTGCTGGTAGAAACCGAGAAGGACGTGGAGCGCGCCGCCAATTTCAAGGTGGGACTGGAATACCGGCCGGTGCCGGTGCTGGCGGCCCGGCTGGGCCTGGCCTCGCTCACGGAGCAGGCCAGCGCGGGTATTGGTGTGCTGGCCGGCGCATTCCAGATTGACTACGCGGCGGCGTTTCAGCAGGCGCTGGGCTTCAGCCAGCATTTGAGCGTGAGTAAATCGTGGGGGAAGTAA
- a CDS encoding helix-hairpin-helix domain-containing protein — MRRAPDLDRLTQELFAEIQSDEVPYEDLYETLLQYYQTPINLNAATREELRSLLLLNENQITTLLNHRQANGDLLSVYELQSIEGYDLRTINRILPFVSVQMSGANSSRGTLWQRIAREDNNALYLRYERVLQERQGYTPPTLYQGRPTTRYLGSADKMLIRYRVSHTKDFSVGFSLEKDAGEPIVWNPNNGQFGADYVSAHLLIQERGKLKALALGDYQLQFGQGLLLSSGLAVGKGAETITTLRRSSVGVRAYSSLLENSFFRGGALTYQVAPTVQVTGFVSHKNVDANLQQTQDSLAQYDEFTSGLLYTGFHRTASEIANRHRLAETLGGGNATYTSRDGNLAIGVTGLFTYYGTPILKRPEPYNYFEFSGRENLALSLNYSYVYRNFLLFGETARSSGGGLGTVNGLLASLGSSVDAALLVRHYDSDFHTLYGNAFSENTRNINETGVYIGLKVRPVARWEISAYYDQFRFPWLRYRASAPTDGHDALLRIAYTPTKTSLLYVQLRQRLKPRDLASTDLNNLYPTRALPLPGEQLRQSILVYYNTAPTPQLELRTRMQASRLRDDDGLAWRSGYVLAQDVGYQFNRTLKLTARYAIFDADDYDSRQYVFEQDVLLAVSVPALYGQGTRVYGLAEIRINRSLTLWLRYAETRYRHQDVVGTGLESIQGSLRGEVKAQVRMKF, encoded by the coding sequence GTGCGCCGCGCGCCGGACCTCGACCGCCTGACGCAGGAATTATTTGCCGAAATTCAGTCGGACGAAGTGCCCTACGAGGACCTTTACGAGACGCTGCTCCAGTACTACCAAACGCCCATCAACCTCAATGCCGCCACCCGCGAGGAGCTGCGCTCGCTGCTGCTGCTCAATGAAAATCAGATAACCACGCTGCTAAACCACCGCCAGGCCAACGGCGACCTGCTGAGCGTGTATGAGCTGCAAAGCATTGAGGGCTACGACCTGCGCACCATAAATCGCATTCTGCCCTTCGTGAGCGTGCAGATGAGTGGGGCCAATTCCAGCCGGGGCACGCTCTGGCAGCGCATTGCCCGCGAGGATAATAATGCCCTGTACCTGCGCTACGAGCGGGTGCTGCAGGAGCGCCAGGGCTACACGCCGCCCACCCTCTACCAGGGCCGGCCCACTACCCGCTACCTCGGCTCGGCCGATAAGATGCTGATTCGCTACCGCGTGAGCCATACTAAGGATTTCAGCGTGGGCTTTTCGCTGGAAAAGGACGCTGGCGAGCCCATTGTGTGGAACCCTAACAATGGGCAGTTCGGGGCCGATTACGTGTCGGCGCACCTGCTTATTCAGGAGCGGGGTAAGCTGAAGGCGTTGGCGCTGGGCGACTACCAGCTGCAATTCGGGCAGGGTCTGCTGCTGTCGTCGGGCCTGGCCGTGGGCAAGGGGGCCGAAACGATTACCACGCTGCGGCGCTCATCGGTGGGCGTGCGGGCGTATTCGTCGCTGCTCGAAAACTCGTTTTTTCGGGGCGGGGCACTCACGTATCAGGTGGCACCCACGGTGCAGGTCACGGGTTTCGTATCGCACAAGAATGTGGATGCCAACCTGCAGCAAACCCAGGATTCGCTGGCGCAGTACGACGAGTTTACCTCGGGCCTGCTCTACACCGGTTTCCACCGCACGGCCTCCGAAATTGCCAACCGCCACCGGCTGGCCGAAACCCTCGGGGGCGGCAATGCCACCTACACCAGCCGCGACGGCAACCTGGCCATCGGTGTCACCGGCTTGTTCACGTACTACGGCACACCCATCCTCAAGCGGCCCGAGCCCTACAATTACTTCGAGTTCAGCGGCCGCGAAAACCTGGCCCTGAGCCTGAACTACAGCTACGTGTACCGCAACTTCCTGCTTTTTGGCGAAACGGCGCGTAGTAGCGGCGGCGGTTTGGGCACTGTGAACGGCCTGCTGGCCAGCCTTGGCTCCAGCGTGGACGCGGCCCTGCTGGTGCGGCACTACGATTCCGATTTCCACACGCTTTACGGAAACGCTTTCAGCGAAAACACCCGCAACATCAACGAAACCGGCGTTTATATCGGCCTGAAAGTGCGGCCCGTGGCCCGCTGGGAAATTTCGGCCTACTACGACCAGTTCCGCTTTCCGTGGCTGCGCTACCGCGCCAGTGCCCCCACCGATGGCCACGATGCCTTGCTGCGCATTGCCTACACGCCCACCAAAACCAGCCTGCTCTATGTGCAGCTGCGCCAGCGCCTGAAGCCCCGCGACCTGGCCAGTACCGACCTCAACAATCTATACCCCACCCGCGCCCTGCCGCTGCCCGGCGAGCAGCTTCGCCAGAGCATTCTGGTGTACTACAACACCGCCCCCACGCCGCAGCTGGAGCTGCGCACCCGCATGCAGGCCTCGCGCCTGCGCGACGACGATGGCCTGGCCTGGCGCAGCGGCTACGTGCTGGCCCAGGACGTGGGCTACCAGTTCAACCGCACCCTCAAGCTCACGGCCCGCTACGCCATTTTCGACGCCGACGACTACGACAGCCGCCAATACGTGTTCGAGCAGGATGTGCTGCTGGCCGTGTCGGTGCCGGCCCTCTACGGCCAGGGCACGCGGGTGTACGGCCTGGCCGAAATCCGCATCAACCGCTCGCTCACCCTCTGGCTGCGCTACGCCGAAACCCGCTACCGCCACCAGGACGTGGTGGGTACGGGCCTGGAGTCCATCCAGGGCTCGCTGCGCGGTGAGGTGAAGGCGCAAGTACGAATGAAGTTTTAG